A part of Scleropages formosus chromosome 3, fSclFor1.1, whole genome shotgun sequence genomic DNA contains:
- the spata4 gene encoding spermatogenesis-associated protein 4 isoform X1, which produces MIMSVAESPKKAGLPREVLKWLLGLELSFSPKNPRRDFSNGYLVAEIFFSYYPDDFPVHNYVNGTSLLTKMSNWSQIERISCFCKSLLKQNVRLPKEVIEGTVHCKPGAAELLIQEIYVLLTNRRIKSLYERDADFTDRGYQGKLPMVARATASGAIKSNLRLSEILADPRIDKNKQKVQDIIHMHQVQRQTERMENPRHFLRQRMEKRASRFSAASGQQKGPPSQCSGWTFGLSAPPLRSTAGIRFKEIRVKQAARQSTSRASEGLAHDGDAPQVPTDAPPSHFRCY; this is translated from the exons ATGATCATGTCCGTCGCGGAGTCGCCGAAAAAGGCGGGTTTGCCCCGCGAGGTGCTGAAGTGGCTCCTGGGCCTCGAGCTGTCGTTCTCTCCCAAGAACCCCCGCAG AGACTTTTCCAATGGCTATCTCGTGGCAGAAATATTCTTCAGCTACTACCCCGATGATTTTCCTGTGCACAACTACGTGAATGGAACGTCGCTTCTCACAAAAATGAGCAACTGGTCCCAGATTGAAAGG atttcCTGTTTTTGTAAGTCGCTGCTGAAACAAAACGTCCGGCTGCCAAAGGAGGTCATCGAAGGCACCGTTCACTGCAAACCGGGAGCAGCCGAGCTCTTGATTCAAGAGATTTATGTTCTTCTCACAAACAGAAG AATCAAATCCCTGTACGAGAGGGACGCGGACTTCACCGACCGCGGTTACCAGGGGAAACTACCCATGGTTGCCCGAGCTACGGCCTCCGGGGCAATCAAAAGCAATCTCCGTCTCAGCGAGATTCTGGCTGATCCCAGGATTGACaaaaacaagcagaaggtcCAAGACATCATCCACATGCATCAAGTGCAGAGGCAGACGGAGAGGATGGAGAACCCTA GGCACTTCCTGAGGCAAAGGATGGAGAAAAGAGCAAGCAGATTCTCAGCAGCGTCAGGCCAACAGAAAGGTCCACCTTCACAGTGCAGTGGCTGGACGTTTG GCCTGTCCGCACCTCCTCTCAGAAGCACAGCTGGCATCCGGTTCAAGGAGATCCGTGTGAAGCAGGCAGCCAGACAGTCCACATCAAGGGCGTCCGAGGGCCTCGCTCACGATGGGGACGCACCACAAGTTCCCACTGACGCGCCGCCCTCTCATTTTAGGTGTTATTAA
- the spata4 gene encoding spermatogenesis-associated protein 4 isoform X2, with the protein MIMSVAESPKKAGLPREVLKWLLGLELSFSPKNPRRDFSNGYLVAEIFFSYYPDDFPVHNYVNGTSLLTKMSNWSQIERSLLKQNVRLPKEVIEGTVHCKPGAAELLIQEIYVLLTNRRIKSLYERDADFTDRGYQGKLPMVARATASGAIKSNLRLSEILADPRIDKNKQKVQDIIHMHQVQRQTERMENPRHFLRQRMEKRASRFSAASGQQKGPPSQCSGWTFGLSAPPLRSTAGIRFKEIRVKQAARQSTSRASEGLAHDGDAPQVPTDAPPSHFRCY; encoded by the exons ATGATCATGTCCGTCGCGGAGTCGCCGAAAAAGGCGGGTTTGCCCCGCGAGGTGCTGAAGTGGCTCCTGGGCCTCGAGCTGTCGTTCTCTCCCAAGAACCCCCGCAG AGACTTTTCCAATGGCTATCTCGTGGCAGAAATATTCTTCAGCTACTACCCCGATGATTTTCCTGTGCACAACTACGTGAATGGAACGTCGCTTCTCACAAAAATGAGCAACTGGTCCCAGATTGAAAGG TCGCTGCTGAAACAAAACGTCCGGCTGCCAAAGGAGGTCATCGAAGGCACCGTTCACTGCAAACCGGGAGCAGCCGAGCTCTTGATTCAAGAGATTTATGTTCTTCTCACAAACAGAAG AATCAAATCCCTGTACGAGAGGGACGCGGACTTCACCGACCGCGGTTACCAGGGGAAACTACCCATGGTTGCCCGAGCTACGGCCTCCGGGGCAATCAAAAGCAATCTCCGTCTCAGCGAGATTCTGGCTGATCCCAGGATTGACaaaaacaagcagaaggtcCAAGACATCATCCACATGCATCAAGTGCAGAGGCAGACGGAGAGGATGGAGAACCCTA GGCACTTCCTGAGGCAAAGGATGGAGAAAAGAGCAAGCAGATTCTCAGCAGCGTCAGGCCAACAGAAAGGTCCACCTTCACAGTGCAGTGGCTGGACGTTTG GCCTGTCCGCACCTCCTCTCAGAAGCACAGCTGGCATCCGGTTCAAGGAGATCCGTGTGAAGCAGGCAGCCAGACAGTCCACATCAAGGGCGTCCGAGGGCCTCGCTCACGATGGGGACGCACCACAAGTTCCCACTGACGCGCCGCCCTCTCATTTTAGGTGTTATTAA
- the asb5a gene encoding ankyrin repeat and SOCS box protein 5 isoform X2, with protein sequence MIGVAGEDDDDLNVWNASAVILDIDQGSWADRSPLHEAASQGRLLALKTLIAEGCNVNVLTIDHVSPLHEACLGDHAACARALIDAGANVNATTINGVTPLFNACLSDSVHCAELLLESGVRPQADFRQPSPIHEASSRGNVSCIEALITWGADVDYDIPHMGTPLYVTCMSRELQCARVLLNGGARVQQGKFLETPLHAAAQRDCTEIVKVLLEFGADVNAKNQDLKRPVEVAPPGGLAEGFLLLCEAVPRTLSQLCRLTIRECIGRNRLHLISQLQLPKALTKFLQHQ encoded by the exons ATGATTGGTGTGGCGggtgaggatgatgatgatctgaATGTCTGGAATGCATCTGCTGTTATTCTGGATATTGATCAAG GGTCATGGGCAGACCGGTCTCCACTCCATGAAGCGGCATCTCAGGGTCGTCTCCTTGCTCTGAAGACTCTGATCGCTGAG GGCTGCAATGTGAACGTGCTCACCATCGACCATGTGAGCCCTTTGCACGAGGCCTGCCTTGGAGACCACGCAGCCTGCGCCCGAGCTCTCATAGATGCCGGTGCCAAT GTAAACGCAACCACTATTAATGGCGTGACCCCCCTGTTCAACGCGTGCTTGTCCGACAGCGTCCACTGTGCTGAGTTACTCCTGGAAAGTGGTGTGAGACCTCAAGCTGACTTTCGCCAGCCCTCACCTATTCATGAAGCATCCAGCAGAG GCAATGTTTCCTGCATTGAAGCCCTTATAACATGGGGTGCTGATGTGGACTATGACATTCCTCACATGGGAACACCCCTCTATGTCACCTGCATGTCCAGGGAGCTGCAGTGTGCCAGGGTTCTGCTGAATGGAG GGGCAAGAGTGCAGCAGGGTAAGTTCCTGGAAACCCCTCTACATGCTGCGGCTCAGAGGGACTGCACAGAGATAGTCAAAGTGCTGCTTGAGTTTGGAGCTGATGTCAATGCGAAAAACCAGGACCTTAAGCGGCCGGTCGAGGttgcgccccctggtggcctgGCAGAGGGATTCCTCCTACTCTGTGAAG CTGTGCCTCGCACCCTGAGCCAGTTGTGTCGTCTCACCATCAGAGAATGCATAGGCCGCAACAGACTCCACCTCATTTCACAGCTCCAGCTGCCCAAGGCCCTCACGAAGTTCCTGCAGCACCAATAG
- the asb5a gene encoding ankyrin repeat and SOCS box protein 5 isoform X1 produces MTELPEIRPFAAQLSNVYLTILALFCFKLFVKITLNLLTHFYIIKGNRKEAARISAQFYDSAERHRSWADRSPLHEAASQGRLLALKTLIAEGCNVNVLTIDHVSPLHEACLGDHAACARALIDAGANVNATTINGVTPLFNACLSDSVHCAELLLESGVRPQADFRQPSPIHEASSRGNVSCIEALITWGADVDYDIPHMGTPLYVTCMSRELQCARVLLNGGARVQQGKFLETPLHAAAQRDCTEIVKVLLEFGADVNAKNQDLKRPVEVAPPGGLAEGFLLLCEAVPRTLSQLCRLTIRECIGRNRLHLISQLQLPKALTKFLQHQ; encoded by the exons ATGACCGAATTACCGGAGATCCGGCCGTTCGCCGCGCAGTTGTCCAATGTTTACCTCACCATACTCGCACTGTTCTGCTTCAAGCTCTTCGTGAAAATCACCCTCAACCTCCTCACGCACTTCTACATCATCAAGGGCAACCGCAAGGAGGCCGCCCGCATTTCTGCGCAGTTCTACGACTCTGCGGAAAGACACA GGTCATGGGCAGACCGGTCTCCACTCCATGAAGCGGCATCTCAGGGTCGTCTCCTTGCTCTGAAGACTCTGATCGCTGAG GGCTGCAATGTGAACGTGCTCACCATCGACCATGTGAGCCCTTTGCACGAGGCCTGCCTTGGAGACCACGCAGCCTGCGCCCGAGCTCTCATAGATGCCGGTGCCAAT GTAAACGCAACCACTATTAATGGCGTGACCCCCCTGTTCAACGCGTGCTTGTCCGACAGCGTCCACTGTGCTGAGTTACTCCTGGAAAGTGGTGTGAGACCTCAAGCTGACTTTCGCCAGCCCTCACCTATTCATGAAGCATCCAGCAGAG GCAATGTTTCCTGCATTGAAGCCCTTATAACATGGGGTGCTGATGTGGACTATGACATTCCTCACATGGGAACACCCCTCTATGTCACCTGCATGTCCAGGGAGCTGCAGTGTGCCAGGGTTCTGCTGAATGGAG GGGCAAGAGTGCAGCAGGGTAAGTTCCTGGAAACCCCTCTACATGCTGCGGCTCAGAGGGACTGCACAGAGATAGTCAAAGTGCTGCTTGAGTTTGGAGCTGATGTCAATGCGAAAAACCAGGACCTTAAGCGGCCGGTCGAGGttgcgccccctggtggcctgGCAGAGGGATTCCTCCTACTCTGTGAAG CTGTGCCTCGCACCCTGAGCCAGTTGTGTCGTCTCACCATCAGAGAATGCATAGGCCGCAACAGACTCCACCTCATTTCACAGCTCCAGCTGCCCAAGGCCCTCACGAAGTTCCTGCAGCACCAATAG